From Gottschalkiaceae bacterium SANA:
GGTTCAGAGATTCTGGGGAACCTTATGGTGTCACAATAATTGGGAGTAAAAACACTGATGGCGCACTTATCGAACTTGGATATGGATATGAGGTTAACACAAACCATAGAAAAATTCCGGTTTTAAAATAAGGGAGTATTGGCATGAGTGATTTAGCTAAGGATGGCAATGCGCGATATTAGTATAATGTGTTTTCACAAGAAACCAGCCACTCGAACGAGATGGCTGGTTTCTTATAGGGTGTTCATGGTTATGGGGTGTTAATATAGGGCTTTTATCAATAAATCCTTGAGATCCTTTGGTTGAGGTTTTCTCGGATTTGAAGGTGTACACGTGTCTTCCATGGCATTCTTGGTCATGATGTCGATCTGTGCCATGTAGGTGATGGGATCAATGCCATGTACTTCGAAACAACTAGGGATTTCAAGTTGTCGGTTGAGATATTGCACGGCGGCAACGAGACTTTGTACGCCTTCTTCTTCGGTATCAGCTGGAAAGCCCAGCGCTTTGGCAAGAGAAGTATATCGTGCTGCCACGGAGTGGAGGGGATTATTCAATCTTGCATTATAGGCAATAACGGTCGGCAAGAGTATCGCATTTGCGCGACCGTGGGAAATCTTAAAATGCCCCCCAACGGCATGTGCCAAACTGTGGTTGACACCCAAGCCCGCATTCGTGAAGCCGATGCCAGCCATACAGGACGCTTCCTGCATCATTTGTCTGGCTTCCATATCATTTCCATTTTTATAAGCGCGAACCAAGTAAGTAAAGACTTGTTTGATTGCTTTCTTTGCGTAGATGTCTGTGAAGTCTGAAGCCTCTTTTGAGACATAGGTTTCAATGGCGTGGACCAAGACATCCATACCTGTATCCGCAGTAACAAATGGCGGTACGGTTCGCGTGAATTCGGGATCTAGGATCGCCGCATCTGGAATCATGACCGTGCTGACGACTGGAATTTTAATCTGCCGCTGAGTGTCGGTAATCACAGAAAAGGCGGTGACTTCAGATCCGGTTCCGCTTGTTGTAGGAATGGCTACAAACCATGGCTTTCGAATGGCGTCACTTTCAATTAGTTCTTCCTTGGTTTTGATGCAGAAATACATAATCGCTTTTGCTGCGTCGATGACAGAACCGCCACCCACTGCAATTAGCAAGTCTGGTTTGCTTTTGATAATTTTGTCTAAGCCCTGCTTAACCGTTTCTAAGGATGGATTCGGTTCAATAGAATCAAAGACTTCGTAGGGAATGCCTTGTAGGTCTAAAAGATCCGTTACTTTTTTTACCAATTCAAGTTTCACCATTAATTCATCGGCAACGACAAAGGCGAACTTTGCGTTGAGTGTTTTTACGTAATCAATGGAATGTTGTCCATAGTGGATTTCTGTTTTTGATTGAAATTTCATAATACCCTCCAAACGATCGACCATCGCTTCTCTTCTTATCCTACCTCAATTGAGGAGAAAGGCGGATTCAATTTGTTGGCGGGTTCTGCTATTATTTTGTTATTTGACAAGAATGCCGAACCAATCAGCCGTTCCGAAGGCTTTAAACCCGCAGGATTTTGCCAAAGCTTGAGATGCTGTATTGGTATCTGCAATTTGAACGATAGGGATTTCATCCCTCTGTATAAGCGTTTGAATAATACCGAGGGTGGTGTCTCTGGCGTAGCCTTTGTTTCGATGTTGCTCTATGGTATGCATCATACCGATGGTGCCGTCAGGATGTTGGAGTGCCCAAGCGACGGGTTGCTCATCGATAAAAATGGCGGCAGATGGTCGAAGAAGAATATCTTCTCGAATCATTTTTAGGGTGTGGTCTCCACGATAAGGATAGTGTCGATTCACCAGTTCTGCGTCTTATAAGCGCAAGGGTTTCGTTTTGTGGATTTGTCGTTCTGGATGGTAATCGTCTTTATTGAGGGTATATGCTGTGCAGGGGTTGGACCATTCAACCTCAAATCGAGCGCGTATCAAAGTGGCAATTTCTCGTGGGATACCTGCAAATCCGTATTCACCGGGCTGGCTGAAGTGGTTCAGTAGATCCTCAATAAAGGCTAGGTCTTTTGCGAAAGTATAATGGAGATATCCACTTTGAATGAGAATTCCCTTTGGATGATCGATTGAATCTGTGTAACAGATGAGTTTGGGTTTATTTTTCAGGATATACTGGATGGAGAGCGTCTCAAGAGGGTTGGTGTTCATTAGTCTCTTTAGATTGATCTCTTCACATTGAATTTTGTTCATCAAATCACCTCTGTTTTCAGTATAAGATAGGATTTATTTATAAACAAGAAGATAAACTATGATAAACTAAATAAAACGGAGGGGTTGCCATGAATCAAAAGGAATTGGTGAGAAAATTGAAACGAGACGAAAAAAAGAATATCAATGTCATCAACTTTATTGAATCTTATCCGGTGGATCGGGTAGATCAAGTGGGTGATACCATCCGCGTGCGTGGGAACAGTGATCACGCCTGGAACTATATCAGCAGCAATTCGAAAGATGAATTTAAGAGTCTTTTGGGTGAACTGAGCAATGAGAAGTATTTTGCGATTTTGGAAGACTGGATGGTGCCGCTAGTTGAGGCGGAAGGAACTTTGGATTGGAAGTTGTCATGTATCAAGTTTTTTTATCCAGAAGCCAAAGTGATTCCAGTGATCGATGCACCGATTACACCCTTGTCCATCGAGGATGCAGAGTGGATTTTCAAAAATGGCGCGTATTCGAATTTTACATCGATCTTATATATTCGTGAAATGATTCAAAAAGGACCTGCGATTGGGATTCGACAGGATGGACGTTTGGTTGCCTGGGTCATGACCCATGATGATGGAGCCATAGGATTCTTGCATGTTTTGCCGGACTATCGCAGTCGCGGTTATGCCGTTGCCTTGACCTGTGAGATGATTCGGCGAGTGAAGCGCAAAGGGAAGACACCCTTTGTCCATATCGAAGAGGAGAACACGTCTTCCATTCGACTGGCCAAGAAATTGGGTTTTGAAGAGGAACGAAAGGTTCATTGGGTGAAATTGAAGTAAGAGGGAGTCGGAAACAGCAATGGCAATATTTCTCGAAGGTTGAAAGCTAGGATGATAAATATTTCAAAATCTTGAGACATGCTGTTAATCCACTTAAATTACGAAAGTGGATGTAACAGAAATGGCAATATTTCTCGAGAGAAGTAGTTAAACTGTTAAATATTCCAATTAAAACCATCTATGCTGTTAAATCCGCTCTAAAAACATGAGCGTATTTGAAACAGCAACTATATAATTTCTTGAAGGTTGATAGTTAGGATGATAAATATTTCCAAAAAAAATTCAATGGAAAATATTCATCATCATTCTTGACAGTTTGATATCAAACAATATATACTGAATTAAGTTAATTGAATACTCTTCAGGGCAGGGTGAAATTCCCGACCGGCGGTGATAGTCCGCGAGCGCAAGCTGATCTGGTGTAATTCCAGAACCGACAGTACAGTCTGGATGGAAGAAGAGACACGATTGTGTCAAAGGAGGTGGAATTTCTTTGATGGAAGCGTGATTGTAATCGTCAAATTATTGGCGAGGATGAAGCTAGCGCCCTGAACATTTTGTTCGGGGCTTTTTTTATTGGGAGGAAAGCATGGAAGGTCAATGGATGAAGCAAGCATTGGAATTGGCAGAGAAAGGAAAAGGGTGGGTCTCGCCCAATCCATTAGTAGGTGCAGTCATTGTCAAAGATGGCGAGGTGATTGGAGAAGGGTGGCATGCAAGGTTTGGCGGGCCTCATGCGGAAGCGGTGGCTTTGGCCATAGCTGGAGAAGATGCCAAGGACGCAACCCTTTATGTGAATCTGGAGCCCTGTTCCCATTATGGGAAGACACCGCCCTGTGCCGATGCGATTATACGCCACAAATTGGCGAGGGTTGTCGTTGCCATGAAGGATCCAAATCCGAAAGTGGCTGGTCGAGGCATCAAAAGAATTCGAGAAGCCGGAATCGTGGTAGAGCTTGGATTGATGGAAGAAGAGGCGAAAGCCTTGAATCGAAGTTTTATTCACTTTATCACCCATCGAATCCCCTATTGTGTGATGAAAACGGCGGTCACCTTAGATGGAAAAACAGGAACCACCATAGGTGATTCCCAATGGATCAGCGGAGAGGCATCAAGAATGGAAGTGCATCGTATGCGCCATGAGATGGATGCGATTCTTGTGGGGACGGGAACTGCCTTTGCTGACAATCCTAGATTGACAGCACGACTGGAGGGAAAGGTGGCTCAACCTATTCGGGTTGTTTTGGATCAGTTGGGGGCGCTGCCAAGAACACATCATCTATTGGCAACCGGAAAAGCAAAGACGATCTGGGTAGTTGGGAAACGCGCGATGGCTCATTTGGAGCTAGAGTCAATTGCCTCCCATGTAGAGATTATGGTTGTGAATGAAGCTGACGGCCATTTGGATCTGCAGGAGCTATTTGAAAACTTGGGCAATAAAAACATTGCCAGCATTCTTTTGGAGAGTGGAGGCGGATTAAATGCAGCTATGTTAAAGGCGGGATTGGTTCAGGAAGTTGTGATTTTTATGGCACCGAAAATTGTTGGAGGAGAGAAGGCAAAAACGTCGGTCGCGGGCGCTGGAATTCCTGTGCTTGATGATTGTATTGATTTGGATTTTGAAGAAATTCGGCCAATTGGTCGCGACTTAATGATACGAGGGAGGGTGAGAGGCTAGTGTTTACAGGAATTATTCAGGAAATAGGTAAGCTGGAACGAATTGAAAATAAGCAAAATGGTGTACGTCTTTGGATTCAAGCGCCGATGATGAAAGCAATTAGCCAGATGGGAGATAGCATTGCGACCAATGGTGTGTGTTTAACTGTTTCAGCTTTTTCCGACCAGGGATTTTGCGCCGATGTCATGCCGGAGACCATGAGGCGAACTGCATTTTCGACATTGAAGCCTGGCGCTTCTTTGAACTTGGAGCCAGCTTTACGCTTGCAGGATCGATTGGGTGGTCATATGGTGTCGGGGCATGTGGATTCGATTGGAAAAATTTTGACCATGCGGCCGGAAGGCAATGCAGTGTTGCTGGAAGTCTCCATTGATGAGTTGGCAGGCAGGATGCTGATTGAAAAAGGATCCATCACGATGCAAGGCATCAGCTTGACAATCGCGTCTTGTACAGCGACATCCTTTTGGGTTTCCTTGGTCGGGCATACCCGTACAGAAACAACATTGGGAAGTGTTAAAATCGGAGATCTGGTGAATCTGGAAACTGATATGATCGGAAAATATATATTTCAATTTACGAATCAGGGGGCGTTGGAACCCAAAATGAATTGGGGCGCGTTTCTACAGAAAGCTTAAGGAGGAAAAATTATGTTTGCAAAGATTGAAGATGCAATTCAAGCAATAGCAGAAGGGAAAATGTTGGTTGTGGTAGATGACGAGAACCGTGAGAATGAGGGCGACTTGCTAATGGCCATGGAAAAAGTAACATCTGACGATGTGAATTTTATGGCAACTTGGGGTCGCGGATTGATTTGCGCGCCCATGGAAGCACATCGTTTGGCCGAACTTGAGATTCCACAGATGGTCATCAACAGCACGGATCCCAAAGAGACAGCCTTTACCGTGAGTGTGGATGATCGAACATCGATTACGGGTATTTCCGCAGCGGAAAGAGCGAGAACCCTACAGCGTTTGGCAGATCCAACGGCGGTGCCGGCAGACTTTACGCGACCGGGACATATCTTCCCCTTGCGCGCAAAAAACGGCGGCGTTTTAGAGCGCGACGGGCATACGGAAGCGGCTGTGGACTTTGCAAGGTTGGCAGGCCTTTCTCCAACGGGTGTTATATGTGAAATTATGAAAGATGATGGCACCATGGCAAGATTGCCAGACCTGGTTGAATTCGCAAAGAAGCATGAATTGCTGTTGGTTTCTATTGCCGATTTGATTGAATATCGAAAGAAGCAAGAACAGACCGTTATTCGTGTCTCTCAGGCGCACATGCCGACAAAATACGGGTCATTTGAAATGATCAGTTACGTAGATCCGCGCACTGGCGAAGATCATGTCGCCTTGGTGAAGGGAACGGACTTTACCGGCAAGACGCCATTGGTTCGTGTTCATTCAGAATGCCTCACCGGTGATGCCTTCGGATCCTTGCGCTGCGATTGCGGGGATCAATTGGGCCGTGCTTTGTCTCAGATTGAAGCGGAAGGTCAAGGCGTTTTGGTGTATCTGCGCCAGGAAGGTCGCGGAATTGGCTTGAAAAACAAGGTTCGCGCCTATGCCCTGCAAGATGCTGGGATGGATACGGTAGATGCCAATCTGGCATTGGGATTTGAGGAAGACGCTCGGGATTATTGGGTGGGTGCCGAGATTCTAAAGAGCTTGGGCGCCAGTGAGATTCGCCTGATGACCAATAATCCGGAGAAAATCGACGGAATGGTCATTGAGGGAGTCAAGGTTGTTGAGCGCGTGCAAATCGAAGGATTCGATCAGGCGCAGAATCATAAATATCTAGCAACGAAACGTGATCGAATGGGTCACATCTTGAATATGAAGGAGGAAATGGCATGAAAGTATGGGAAGGAAATTTAACAGCAGAGGGATTGAAGATTGGGATTGTAGTTGCTCGTTTCAACGATATGATTGGGGAACGATTATTGGGTGGTGCGATGGATGCCATCAAACGACACGGAGGTAATGAGCAAGATGTGGAGCTGGTGAGAGTACCGGGTGCATTTGAGATTCCTTTAATGGCGAAACGTATGGCAGCCACTGGACGCTTTGATGCAATCATTGCCTTGGGTGCTGTGATTCGAGGTGAAACGCCTCATTTCGAATATGTTTCTGGAGAGGTCACTAAGGGCGTTGCAGTCTTAAATCTGGAGTTCCAAATGCCGGTAATCTTTGGGGTATTAACCGTAGACACCATCGATCAGGCAGCCAACCGTGCAGGCTTGAAATCAGGTAATAAGGGATTTGAAGCGGCGGTAGCAGCTATTGAAATGGCCAATTTAAATAAAAGCTTTCAATAGATAACGATAAAATGGATCCGTTCAATGTGAACGGGTCTTTTTTCATTTCCATCGAATTTACACATCTCTACCAAGAATCCTCCACATCTGCTTGATAAACTGCAATTGTAGAAACAACAACCCGATCGGCCAGAAGGCAAGATGGGATCTTAAAAGGAGGAAATAACATGAAAAAGTGGATTGTTGCAGTATTGGTAGGTGGTTTGATCGCAGGTTCGGCAAGTATGGCTTTTGCTGATGAAACAGCTCCGATGGGTGAAAAAAAGTTTGATTTGGGGCGTGCAAATATTGAGCGGACAAATCGAGAGAAAGGAAAGCCGGGCCAAACAGCAGAGCGGTTAGAGCAACTTTTTAAAGACTACTTGCCGGGCGAATTGGGTGCTTTCGAGAGCAAGCTAGAAGATGGAAAAGAACTCAAAGAGGACATTAAGGAGCTGCGAGAAGAGTTGAGAGAGGTTCATGAGGAAGCTTTTGAAGCATCAAGGGTGGATGGCAAGGCATTGGCAAAAGAGTGGCGAGAAAAAGTGAAAAATGGCGAAGCGACTCGCGAAGAAGCGGGTCAAGCCATGAAAGAATGGCGCCAAGAGAACTTCGATGAGATCCTTGGAGTGGATAGCACCATGCGTGCATCATTGAATTCGATTCAAGAGCAGTTGAAAGCAAAACGAGAAGAGGGAAAAAAGATTCGTGAGGAATTGAAAGTAGCGATTACAGCGGCAGATGAAGATGCGATTGCCGAACTTTTGCAAGACATTTTGGATGAAATGGATACGAGAACCGACTTGCATGAGCAACGATATGAGTTGTTTTTAAGCTTATAGGAGTTTGATGATCAATCACCGAAGGGTATCTTCGGTGATTTTTCATGGAATTTCCACATCTGCTTTAAAAGAATCAAACAATCCTATGGTAGACTTAAGATAGGAGGATTGTATGAAACGAGTGTTTGTTGTTGATGATGAACGAAATATACGGGAATTGATACGGTCTTATCTGGAGAAGGAAGGTTATGGGGTTGAGGTTTTCGCCAATGCTGCGGCAGCAGCAGATGCGTTCGCCTATCAAGAGCCAGACGCCATGATCTTGGATATTATGATGCCGGGAAAGATGGACGGCCTTGAGCTGTGTAAGCTGATCCGTCAGACGAGTGAGTTACCCATTGTCTTTGTATCTGCCAAGGATGAGGCAATTGATCGAATTTTGGGGTTGGAATTGGGTGCGTACGATTATTTATCCAAGCCATTTAGTCCCAGGGAACTTGTGGTACGGTTAAAAACTATCTTTAAGCGTATGGAATCATCCGCTGTGCCGAAGGGGAGGATTCTTTATGTGCAGGATCTTATGATTAACGAGGCGAAGCGGGAAGCAAAGGTGGGTGAAAGAATCTTGCCTTTAACGAATAACGAATACCTGTTGCTTCATTTTTTTGCCTTGCATCCAAACATCTCCTTTTCTCGCGAACATTTGATTGAGCAGATTTGGCATTATGATCATTTGGGAGATACTCGAATGATTGATGATCTGATTAAACGCATTCGAAAAAAGATGAGGACAGCGGATGCCCAGGCAGAGATTGTTACGGTGTGAGGATTCGGCTATCGAATGGATGGTGGACATGAAGATTAGTCAACGTATTTCATGGAGTTTTGTCTTGATTCTGCTGATCTTCTTTTTATTGTCTTCCATTGCTTTTGGCATTATTGCACGACGTACTTACTATGCGGAGGCGCGCGTGGATTTGAAAAAAGAAGCAACTTATTTACGGGAGAATGATGTGCTCCTCATGCGTATTTTGGCGGGAGAAAAACGGAAAATAAATCGAAATCCTGCGGAATTAACTTTATTGATAGATTCGAATTTGATCTTGGTCAATGAAGAAAATCGAATGATATATAGTGAAAATGATAGCGAGGCGAAACAGTTGCTTTTAGATGTGCGAAATGGAGAGAAGCCTGGTGATATAATTTTCGTGAAGCAGGAAATTGATCGCCCCAAATTTAAGGGCACAATGTATGTGTATTATCGAATTGAGGAATTGAATCAGGCGACAAAAATAAGTAGAAGAGCAGGTTTGTTTGGTTTTCTATTTGCCTTGCCATTTACCTTGTTATTGGCGGGCCTGCTACAACGACGAATCAGTCGTCCAGTGCATGATTTAAAAAGGCGGATGGTCGCATATTCCACTAAAAAGGGCATGACAAAGTCGGTAAAAAAAGCGGAGGATGAAATCGAGGTCTTGTCTTATGCTTTTGATGCGCTAAGGGAAACCATTGAAGAGAACGAACGCAATCGCGAAGTATTGTTTTCTAATATATCTCACGAATTAAAAACGCCTTTGATGACGATTCGAGGGTATGCAGAGGGAATTCAAGAGGGTGTGATTCTTCCAGAGGATGGATTGAAGACGATTATTGAAGAAACGGGTCGTTTGAATGAGTTTGCCTTGAAGGTGTTGACTTTATCCAAGTTGTCGACACAGCCAATCATACTCGAAAAAGTGAATATTGCAGAATTGCTGCAGGGAACTCAACAACGATATGCACCTGTTGCTGCTCAAAATGAGCTGTCGATCGAATACGAGAGGCTGGCAGACGAATGGGTGGAAATGGATGAAGAGCGATTTCGACAGGCGATTGGAAATTTACTATCGAATGCTTTTCGCTATGCAAAAATGGGGATAGAGTTGGGTGTGTTGGTTGAAGAAAAACGAATTGGAATTTATGTGGAAGATGACGGGCCTGGTGTTGTTGAGTCACAGCTTCAGTCAATCTTTACTCGTTTTGAAAAAGGTGATCAGGGTCAAACCGGACTGGGTCTTGCCATTGTACAGCGTATTATGGAGCAACATGAAGGCGAAGTAGTTGCAGAAAATAGAGAATCTGGTTTTCGTGTGATTCTGTGGTTTCCGAAGAGTAAGTTATAAAAACAAACCCGGAATCGATTGCTTAGTTAGCCAATCGATTCCGGGTTTGTTTTGTTTATTAATCGAAGTTCTTAGAAAATAGCAGCCAAGAAAGCAAAGAGCAGATAGAAGACTCCACCTACAATGATGATGGGAAGCAGTAGCCCCAATCCAATGGGTAGCAGCAGAAAGAGTAGAAAAAATCCTACTATGGCAATTCCTGCTCGCAACAGGCCGAAGCCTAAAGAAAACATTACTTTTAATACAACGAAAAATATGAAAGCACCGATTAATAATTCGAACATGATATTCCTCCTAAAGTTTCGATTCGTTTGTTTCTATGAGTTTAGTATAGGGTAGAAATCTGAACTGGATATAAAAGAAAGATGAAATTTTGATGAAATTTACGGAACTAGAGAACGTTTGCAATTTGATAATAAGTAAGATATAATTATGGAACCGGTCCCACAACACCGGTATTTCGAATTTTCATTACTCCTTCTAAGCCCCCGGGCACAAGGTGCCCGGAGGCCTAGAAACCTAGTGAAAAAACGTTTGGAGGATACAATGCCATCTACTATTAAGGATATTGCTAAGGCTGCAAAAGTGTCTCGCTCCACGGTGTCGCGTGTCTTGAATGACTCGGGCTATGTGAAGGAAGAAACGCGTACGCGGGTATTGGCAGTAATCGAAGAACTGAATTATTCGCCTAGCGCAATTGCGCGAAGTTTATCTAATAAACGGTCGAACACCATTGGGGTGATTGTACCGGATATTAATAACCCTTTTTTTGCAGAAATGATCAAAGGAGTAACTCGTGTGGCGGATCAAGAGGGGTATCGGTTGTTATTAGTAGATTCAGACGAAGATAATGGTAAAGAACAACTTGCTTTGCAAGCATTTCAGGAGCAGAGAATCGAGGGGCTGTTGATTGTTGCCACTCCTGCAAAGGATAAAAAGAGTCTTGAACATTTGCGATGGATGCGGGCACACCACATTCCAATTGTATTACTTGATGGTCATGTTAAGTATGATGAGTTCGACGGTGTGTTTATTGATCATTATCAAGGGGCGCATGATGCTACGATTGCATTGATTCAAGCCGGGCATAATCGAATCGGAATCTTGACCGGAAAATTATTATCAAGACCAGCGATGGAACGCCTTCGAGGATTTCAAGATGCTACGGCGGAATGTAAATTGCTTTCATACGACGAAGACATTCTTTTCGGTGATTATGGTCATGAGAAGGCCTATCATTTAACCAAAGAAATGTTGATGCGTAAGAAACGCCCGTCGGCACTATTTGTGAGTAGCAATCAGATGGTGTTAGGGATGATGAGAGCCGTCAGTGAATTGGGTATGAAGATTCCCCAAGATCTAGCCTTTATTGGTTTTGATCAACTGGAAACCCTGAATTTGATCGGAATGAATTGTTCTACGGTGGATGCGCATACTGTGGAAGTGGGCGAGTTGTCAATGAAGCGGTTGATTCAGCGATTGGAAAATGAAAAACTTGAGACAGCACATACGGTTTTGCAACCCGATCTTTCGTTGAGAGGATCGGAAGCATACCTAAAATAGAGCGGAAACTAAATGA
This genomic window contains:
- a CDS encoding LacI family DNA-binding transcriptional regulator, with product MPSTIKDIAKAAKVSRSTVSRVLNDSGYVKEETRTRVLAVIEELNYSPSAIARSLSNKRSNTIGVIVPDINNPFFAEMIKGVTRVADQEGYRLLLVDSDEDNGKEQLALQAFQEQRIEGLLIVATPAKDKKSLEHLRWMRAHHIPIVLLDGHVKYDEFDGVFIDHYQGAHDATIALIQAGHNRIGILTGKLLSRPAMERLRGFQDATAECKLLSYDEDILFGDYGHEKAYHLTKEMLMRKKRPSALFVSSNQMVLGMMRAVSELGMKIPQDLAFIGFDQLETLNLIGMNCSTVDAHTVEVGELSMKRLIQRLENEKLETAHTVLQPDLSLRGSEAYLK
- the ribE gene encoding 6,7-dimethyl-8-ribityllumazine synthase, which gives rise to MKVWEGNLTAEGLKIGIVVARFNDMIGERLLGGAMDAIKRHGGNEQDVELVRVPGAFEIPLMAKRMAATGRFDAIIALGAVIRGETPHFEYVSGEVTKGVAVLNLEFQMPVIFGVLTVDTIDQAANRAGLKSGNKGFEAAVAAIEMANLNKSFQ
- a CDS encoding hypothetical protein (possible pseudo due to internal stop codon), which translates into the protein MKFQSKTEIHYGQHSIDYVKTLNAKFAFVVADELMVKLELVKKVTDLLDLQGIPYEVFDSIEPNPSLETVKQGLDKIIKSKPDLLIAVGGGSVIDAAKAIMYFCIKTKEELIESDAIRKPWFVAIPTTSGTGSEVTAFSVITDTQRQIKIPVVSTVMIPDAAILDPEFTRTVPPFVTADTGMDVLVHAIETYVSKEASDFTDIYAKKAIKQVFTYLVRAYKNGNDMEARQMMQEASCMAGIGFTNAGLGVNHSLAHAVGGHFKISHGRANAILLPTVIAYNARLNNPLHSVAARYTSLAKALGFPADTEEEGVQSLVAAVQYLNRQLEIPSCFEVHGIDPITYMAQIDIMTKNAMEDTCTPSNPRKPQPKDLKDLLIKALY
- a CDS encoding response regulator transcription factor, which produces MKRVFVVDDERNIRELIRSYLEKEGYGVEVFANAAAAADAFAYQEPDAMILDIMMPGKMDGLELCKLIRQTSELPIVFVSAKDEAIDRILGLELGAYDYLSKPFSPRELVVRLKTIFKRMESSAVPKGRILYVQDLMINEAKREAKVGERILPLTNNEYLLLHFFALHPNISFSREHLIEQIWHYDHLGDTRMIDDLIKRIRKKMRTADAQAEIVTV
- a CDS encoding bifunctional 3,4-dihydroxy-2-butanone-4-phosphate synthase/GTP cyclohydrolase II, with amino-acid sequence MFAKIEDAIQAIAEGKMLVVVDDENRENEGDLLMAMEKVTSDDVNFMATWGRGLICAPMEAHRLAELEIPQMVINSTDPKETAFTVSVDDRTSITGISAAERARTLQRLADPTAVPADFTRPGHIFPLRAKNGGVLERDGHTEAAVDFARLAGLSPTGVICEIMKDDGTMARLPDLVEFAKKHELLLVSIADLIEYRKKQEQTVIRVSQAHMPTKYGSFEMISYVDPRTGEDHVALVKGTDFTGKTPLVRVHSECLTGDAFGSLRCDCGDQLGRALSQIEAEGQGVLVYLRQEGRGIGLKNKVRAYALQDAGMDTVDANLALGFEEDARDYWVGAEILKSLGASEIRLMTNNPEKIDGMVIEGVKVVERVQIEGFDQAQNHKYLATKRDRMGHILNMKEEMA
- a CDS encoding riboflavin synthase, giving the protein MFTGIIQEIGKLERIENKQNGVRLWIQAPMMKAISQMGDSIATNGVCLTVSAFSDQGFCADVMPETMRRTAFSTLKPGASLNLEPALRLQDRLGGHMVSGHVDSIGKILTMRPEGNAVLLEVSIDELAGRMLIEKGSITMQGISLTIASCTATSFWVSLVGHTRTETTLGSVKIGDLVNLETDMIGKYIFQFTNQGALEPKMNWGAFLQKA
- the ribD gene encoding bifunctional diaminohydroxyphosphoribosylaminopyrimidine deaminase/5-amino-6-(5-phosphoribosylamino)uracil reductase RibD gives rise to the protein MEGQWMKQALELAEKGKGWVSPNPLVGAVIVKDGEVIGEGWHARFGGPHAEAVALAIAGEDAKDATLYVNLEPCSHYGKTPPCADAIIRHKLARVVVAMKDPNPKVAGRGIKRIREAGIVVELGLMEEEAKALNRSFIHFITHRIPYCVMKTAVTLDGKTGTTIGDSQWISGEASRMEVHRMRHEMDAILVGTGTAFADNPRLTARLEGKVAQPIRVVLDQLGALPRTHHLLATGKAKTIWVVGKRAMAHLELESIASHVEIMVVNEADGHLDLQELFENLGNKNIASILLESGGGLNAAMLKAGLVQEVVIFMAPKIVGGEKAKTSVAGAGIPVLDDCIDLDFEEIRPIGRDLMIRGRVRG